The Nitrosopumilus sp. genome includes a window with the following:
- a CDS encoding tetratricopeptide repeat protein, whose product MLKQVFIIFGIFTLFSVGFLQIGFAEIVPEWVKNTAKWYGDGIISEIEFLNAIQYLINNGILNTEKQNAIPKIEPDDTKQELLEYGINQLELKNNLAALQFFNKALDKDPRDVKALVDKGIVLARQGNYKDAKALFDKAIEISESQGKVNYKAIANAGIVLSIFGDPDEAIKYFDRVLDNEQEVKQETLLAVLTNKGVTLLEQGKYEESISYFDRVLKIEPDRIGGLVNKANALQELNRTDEAFPLFIRAHELSNDPLSWKPTFVIIK is encoded by the coding sequence ATGTTAAAACAAGTATTCATTATTTTTGGGATTTTTACATTATTTAGTGTGGGGTTTTTACAGATAGGATTTGCAGAAATTGTTCCAGAATGGGTAAAAAATACTGCAAAATGGTATGGTGATGGGATAATTTCAGAAATAGAATTTCTAAATGCGATCCAATATTTAATTAACAATGGGATTTTAAATACCGAAAAACAGAATGCCATTCCAAAAATTGAACCAGATGATACAAAACAAGAATTGTTAGAATACGGAATAAATCAACTTGAATTAAAAAATAATTTAGCAGCATTACAGTTTTTCAATAAAGCCCTAGACAAAGATCCACGAGATGTGAAAGCATTAGTAGATAAAGGTATTGTGCTTGCAAGACAAGGGAATTATAAAGATGCTAAAGCACTATTTGATAAAGCAATAGAAATTTCAGAGTCTCAAGGTAAAGTAAATTACAAAGCAATAGCTAATGCAGGAATTGTATTATCAATATTTGGTGATCCAGATGAAGCAATAAAATATTTTGACAGAGTATTAGATAACGAGCAAGAAGTAAAACAAGAAACACTACTTGCAGTTTTAACTAATAAGGGAGTCACATTGTTAGAACAAGGAAAATATGAAGAGTCTATTTCATATTTTGACAGAGTACTAAAAATCGAGCCGGATAGAATTGGAGGATTAGTAAATAAAGCAAATGCATTACAGGAACTAAATAGAACTGATGAAGCATTTCCATTATTTATCAGAGCACATGAGTTATCAAA